From a region of the Longimicrobiales bacterium genome:
- the pilB gene encoding type IV-A pilus assembly ATPase PilB, with protein sequence MATATTAATDRIGELLVREGLITAEQLSAALQDARQNGHRIGYALIKLGFVQESELTRALAKQYRVPAVDLDRVQVDPKIVKMVPGDLALRYLVLPLRRVGRMLTVAMANPTDAGAIDNLKFITRHDIEPVIVGEYTLRKHLETYYGVKEDESALAQILDQIEGDGDVELVEEQEDELSAAALQAQVDDAPVVKLINGILTDAVLRGASDIHVEPFEKEIRVRYRIDGALMEIMKPPMKLKAALTSRIKIMASLNIAERRVPQDGRIKLKMKNKVIDFRVSTLPVIFGEKIVLRILDKSNLTLDLEKFGLEPKAEKDFMAAIMNPYGMVLVTGPTGSGKTTTLYSALSKINTEEVNIMTAEDPVEYNIYGINQVLVRNEIGMTFAAALKAFLRQDPNIIMVGEIRDIETGGIAIKAALTGHLVLSTLHTNDAPSTITRLIDMGLEPFNVAAALNCVTAQRLVRRICSGCKEEATYSDDFLDAAGVHGEERKLTFYRGKGCDKCAGSGYKGRAGLYEVMAMSPELRKLIMHGASSDELRQQGLKEGMLTLRMDGMKKVSRGVTTLEEVIKETAA encoded by the coding sequence ATGGCGACTGCGACGACAGCAGCAACCGACCGGATCGGTGAACTTCTGGTACGTGAAGGCCTGATCACCGCCGAGCAGCTTTCGGCGGCGCTCCAGGACGCGCGTCAGAATGGTCACCGGATCGGGTACGCGTTGATCAAGCTCGGCTTCGTGCAGGAGAGCGAGCTGACGCGCGCGCTCGCCAAGCAGTATCGCGTCCCGGCCGTGGACCTGGACCGGGTCCAGGTGGATCCGAAGATCGTCAAGATGGTTCCGGGCGACCTGGCCCTGCGCTACCTGGTGCTGCCGCTGCGCCGGGTCGGGCGGATGCTGACGGTCGCAATGGCGAACCCGACGGACGCCGGCGCGATCGACAACCTGAAGTTCATCACTCGCCACGACATCGAGCCGGTGATCGTGGGCGAGTACACGCTGCGCAAGCATCTCGAGACCTACTACGGCGTCAAGGAGGACGAGAGCGCGCTCGCGCAGATCCTCGACCAGATCGAGGGTGACGGGGACGTCGAGCTGGTCGAGGAGCAGGAGGACGAGCTCTCGGCCGCGGCGCTCCAGGCGCAGGTCGACGACGCGCCGGTCGTCAAGCTGATCAACGGCATCCTGACGGACGCCGTGCTGCGCGGCGCGTCGGACATCCACGTCGAGCCGTTCGAGAAGGAGATCCGCGTGCGCTACCGCATCGACGGTGCGCTCATGGAGATCATGAAGCCGCCGATGAAGCTCAAGGCGGCGCTGACGTCGCGTATCAAGATCATGGCGTCGCTCAACATCGCGGAGCGACGCGTGCCGCAGGACGGCCGCATCAAGCTGAAGATGAAGAACAAGGTGATCGACTTCCGTGTGTCGACACTGCCGGTCATCTTCGGCGAGAAGATCGTGCTGCGTATTCTCGACAAGAGCAACCTGACGCTCGACCTCGAGAAGTTCGGCCTGGAGCCGAAGGCCGAGAAGGACTTCATGGCCGCGATCATGAACCCCTACGGCATGGTGCTGGTCACCGGCCCGACGGGTTCCGGTAAGACGACGACGCTGTACTCCGCCCTGTCCAAGATCAACACCGAAGAGGTGAACATCATGACGGCGGAGGACCCGGTCGAGTACAACATCTACGGCATCAACCAGGTCCTGGTCCGCAACGAGATCGGGATGACGTTCGCCGCGGCGCTGAAGGCGTTCCTGCGCCAGGACCCGAACATCATCATGGTCGGTGAGATCCGTGACATCGAGACCGGCGGCATCGCGATCAAGGCCGCGCTCACCGGTCACCTCGTGCTCTCGACGCTGCACACCAACGACGCGCCCTCGACGATCACGCGTCTGATCGACATGGGGCTGGAGCCGTTCAACGTCGCGGCCGCGCTCAACTGCGTGACCGCGCAGCGGCTCGTGCGCCGGATCTGCAGCGGCTGCAAGGAAGAGGCGACCTACAGCGACGACTTCCTCGATGCAGCGGGCGTGCACGGCGAGGAGCGCAAGCTGACGTTCTATCGCGGCAAGGGCTGCGACAAGTGCGCCGGCAGTGGCTACAAGGGACGCGCCGGCCTCTACGAGGTGATGGCGATGTCGCCCGAGCTGCGCAAGCTGATCATGCACGGTGCATCGTCGGACGAGCTGCGCCAGCAGGGTCTGAAGGAAGGCATGCTGACGCTGCGCATGGACGGCATGAAGAAGGTTTCGCGTGGTGTGACCACGCTCGAGGAAGTCATCAAGGAGACGGCAGCATAA